One Carassius carassius chromosome 28, fCarCar2.1, whole genome shotgun sequence genomic window carries:
- the LOC132108399 gene encoding collagen alpha-2(I) chain-like, with the protein MASKTQILLLLVPVIITNISMSGTTDTPATTGMPSTMDLPGNTSTSGITGAPGNTSVSGITGAPGNTSVSGITGAPGNTSVSGITGAPGNTSVSDITGAPRNTSVSGITGAPGNTSVSGITGAPGNTSVSDITGAPGNTSVSGITGAPGNTSVSGITGAPRNTSVSGITGAPRNTSVSGITGAPGNTSVSGITGAPGNTSVSSITTTSTTTGKSITSKITTASVAASLLPMGLPGLLFYTTMVLKIFQLI; encoded by the coding sequence ATGGCTTCCAAAACTCAAATCCTACTACTACTAGTACctgtaataattacaaatatcagCATGTCAGGCACCACAGACACACCAGCCACAACGGGCATGCCAAGCACCATGGACCTACCAGGCAACACGAGCACATCAGGCATCACGGGCGCACCAGGGAACACAAGTGTGTCAGGCATCACGGGCGCACCAGGGAACACAAGTGTGTCAGGCATCACGGGCGCACCAGGGAACACAAGTGTGTCAGGCATCACGGGCGCACCAGGGAACACAAGTGTGTCAGACATCACAGGCGCACCAAGGAACACAAGTGTGTCAGGCATCACGGGCGCACCAGGGAACACAAGTGTGTCAGGCATCACGGGCGCACCAGGGAACACAAGTGTGTCAGACATCACGGGCGCACCAGGGAACACAAGTGTGTCAGGCATCACGGGCGCACCAGGGAACACAAGTGTGTCAGGCATCACGGGCGCACCAAGGAACACAAGTGTGTCAGGCATCACGGGCGCACCAAGGAACACAAGTGTGTCAGGCATCACAGGCGCACCAGGGAACACAAGTGTGTCAGGCATCACAGGCGCACCAGGGAACACAAGTGTATCAAGCATCACCACCACATCAACCACCACTGGCAAATCGATTACCAGCAAAATAACCACTGCTTCTGTTGCAGCATCTCTTTTACCAATGGGACTGCCTGGACTTCTGTTCTACACTACTATGGTTCTCAAAATCTTTCAGCTGATCTGA